ATCGGCGGGCAGCACGGGCGGTGAGTAGCGCGCGTTGTTGCGGACCGCGAGGTTGTTGAGCGCGAAGTCGAAATGAGCGGTCTGCGACGGCGGCGGTGGCGGCAGGATGACGTCGGCATGGCCTGTCGTCTCGTTGAGGTACGGATCGATGCTCACCATGAAGCCGACGCCGGCCAGCGCGCGGTCGAGGCGATCGCCGTCGGGGGCCGACAGCACCGGGTTGCCCGCGATCGTGATCATCGCCTTGATCTGTCCGTCGCCGGGGGTGTCGATCTCCTCGGCGAGCGCCGCGGCCGGGAACTCGGACAGCGCCTCGGGATAGCCCGACACCCGGCTGTGCCAGCGGCCGATCGCGAAACCGCGGCCGGCCTTCTGCGGGCGCGGCGCGGGCGCGGTCGGACCCAGCGGGAACATCGCCCCGCCGGGACGGTCCAGGTTGCCCGTCAGGACGTTGATGACGTCGACCAGCCAGCTGCCGAGCGTTCCGAATTCGACAGTGGACGTGCCGATACGGCCGTAGACGGCGGCGGTCGGGGCGGCCGCGAGTTCGCGGGCCAGCGCGCGGATCTCGTCCGCGGTGACACCGCAGTATTCGGCGACGGTGTCCGGCGCGAAATCGGCCGCCACGGCGCAGACATCGTCGATGCCGTCGACATGGTCGGCCACCGTGCCGAGATCGACCAGGCCCTCGTCGAACAGCACGTGCACGACGGCGAGCATCAATGCCGGGTCGGTACCGGGGCGGGGCGCGATGTGGTGATCGGCGAGTTCGGCGGTCCGCGTGCGGGCGGGATCGATGACGACGAGCTTGCCGCCACGCTTGCGCAGCGCACGCAACTTTCCGGGGAAATCGGCGGCGGTGGCCAGACTGCCGTTGGACACAAGGGGATTCGCGCCGATGACGACGAGGTAGTCGGTGCGGTCGAGATCGGGAACAGTGAACGCGACCGGGCTGCCGAACATCAGACCGAGGGCGACGTGCTTGGGCATCTGGTCCAGCGTGCTGGCGGAGAACACCTGGCGGGTGCCGAGCGCGCGGATGATCAGCGGCGGGTACAGCGAGCCCGCGATCGTGTGCGCGCTGGGGTTACCGAGGTACACCCCGACCGACGTGCCGCCATGCTCACCGATGACCGCGCTGAGTCCGTCGGCGACCGCGGCGAACGCTTCGTCCCAGGTGGCTTCGGTCAACACGCCGTCGCGCCGGACCAGTGGCCGCACCAAGCGGTCGGGGTCGTTGTCGAGTTCGGCGAAGCTCGCACCTTTGGGGCAGATGAAGCCGTGGCTGAAGACGTCCTCACGGTCACCGCGGGCGCCGACGAGCTTGCCGTCGTCGATCGTGAGAGTCAGGCCGCAGGTGGCCTCACACAAGGGGCAGATCCGAAGGGCTGTCTCGGTCATGCCGATCATCTTGCGCCGACTACAGGTTTTCGTACACCTTGGGGTCCAGCGTGCCGATGTAGGGCAGGTCACGGTAGCGCTCGGCATAGTCGAGGCCGTACCCCACGACGAATTCGTTGGGGATGTCGAAGCCGACGTAGGCGATGTCGACGTCGGCGCGCACGGCGTCGGGCTTGCGCATCAGCGTGCACACCCGCAGCGAACGCGGATGGCGGGTCGCGAGGTTGCGCAGCAGCCAGGACAGTGTCAGACCGGAGTCCACGATGTCCTCGACGATAAGCACGTCGCGGTCGTTGATGTCGCGGTCGAGGTCCTTGAGGATCCGCACCACACCCGACGAGGACGTCGACGACCCGTAGGAACTGACGGCCATGAATTCGAGCTGGGTGGGCAGCGGAATCGCCCTGGCCAGGTCGGTGACGAAGAAGACCGCGCCTTTGAGCACGGTGATGAGCAGAAGATCCTGACCGTTCTCGGCAAGGGTGTCGCGGTAGTCATCGCCGAGTTGCCCGCCGAGCTCAGCGACCTTCGCCTGAATCTCCTCCGACGAGAGCAGCACCGACTTGATGTCGCCCGGGTATGACTCGGTGGTTTCCGGCACGTGCACAGCGTGCCATGTTTCACACGGGCTCGGTGTGCAGGGTCAGCATCCCGTCGCGGCGGCCCGCGATCAGCCGCCTGCTGCGTAACGGTGACCCCACCGCCACGCCGCCCTGGCCGCGCCAAGCCGTGACCAGGGTGTCCACCCCGCGAATCTGCTTGTCGGTCAGACCGCTGGCCCCCCCGGCGAGCAACCAGCCCCGAATCACCCTGCGCCGAACGGCCTCCGGCAGATTCGCCAGACGAGCGGTGTCGAGGCCGCCTGCGGTCGACGACTCGGACAGCTCGCGGTCGGCGAGCGTGTCGAGCGTGTCGCTGTCCTCGCGCAACGCCGCCGCGGTGCGGGCCAGCGCCTGGGCGACGCCACCGCCCAGCACGTCTTCCAGCAACGGGAGCACCTCGGCACGCAGCCGCGCCCGGGTGTACCGCCGATCGGTGTTGTGGGGGTCCTGCCATGGTGTCAGGTTCAGCTCGTCGCACGCCGCGTGCGTCACCTCGCGCCGGATGCCCAGCAGCGGGCGGTACCACGGTGGGTCGTGCGGACGCATACCGGCGATGGAACGGGCACCAGATCCGCGTCCCAGGCCGAGCAGCACGGTCTCGGCTTGATCGTCCAGCGTGTGCGCCAGCAGTACCGGCGCGTCGCCCCGCGCGGCGTCCAACGCCTCATAACGTGCGGTGCGCGCGGCGGCCTCGGGCCCACCGGCCGTCCCGACCTCGACGCAAAGGATCTGTGCGTCAACACATCCCAGCGACAGCGCTTGTTCGCGCGCCTTTGCCGCCACCTCGTCGGAGCCGGGCTGCAGTCGATGATCGACGATGAGCGCCGTCGTCGGCTTGACCGTCGCCGCGGCAGCGGTCAACGCCAGTGAATCGGCGCCCCCGGACAGCGCCACACACCAACTCGGGTCGGCGGTCGCGTAACCGCGGGAGAACGCCGTGACGGCCGCACGCAGCGCGGCTACAGAACTCTGTCGATCCACCGTTGTGGCTTGTCGATTTCCAGAGGCAGCGGCAGGGTTTCAGGACCGGACCAGACGGCGTTGAACCGCGTCATCCCGACCTGGGACACCACATGGTCGACGAACGCCTTACCGCGGGTGTACTGGCTGAGCTTGGCGTCGAATCCGAGCAGCGCCCGCATGATCCGCTGCAGCGGAGGCTGTCTGCGTTGCCGCCGTTCGTCGAAGCGCCGCCGGATCGTCGCCACGGACGGCACCACCTTGGGCCCGACCGCGTCCATCACGTGATCGGCGTGGCCCTCCAGCAGCGTGCCGAGCACCAGCAGTTGGTCCAGCGCTTTGCGCTGCGGTTCGGCCTGCACAGCCCGCATCAGACCGATCATGCCGGACGAATTCGGTTCCGTCTCAGCGTCAATCACATAGTCGCGCCGGCTGCGCAAATAGCCGGCCAGCCTGCCCACCATCTGTCCGATGTCGTCGCCGGCGTCCTGAGTGAGCACCGCCAGCGACTGCGACATATGGTCGGCCAGCCACGGGTTGGCCCGGAACTGCACCCGGTGGGTGACTTCGTGCAGACACACCCACAACCTGAAATCACCTGGATCGACGCGCAATTGGCGTTCGACACCGATCACGTTGGGATACACGAGCAGGAGCTCGCCACCGTCGCTGGCGAACGGGTCGTACTGGCCGAGGATGCCCTGCGACACATAGGCGAGCACCGCCCCGGTCTGCACACCGGTGATCCGGCCGCTGATGAAACTCTTGGGTTCCTCTGTGCCGCCGGTCATCACCCGCATCGACTGCGTTGCCGCCTTGATCCACTGCGGACGGTCGATGATGCGGGCTTCGGGGATCGCGCCGCCCTCGATGAGCCCGGTGACCTCACGCACCGGCAGCTCGGCATTGCGGGACGACTCGGCGAGTTGATCGATGACCTGGCGGCGGGTGTAGTCCGAGGCGTCCGGGCCCGGCCGCACCAGCTTCTGGCCCACGTCGGCGGCGAACTTCCAGTCGACGGCGTGGCCGACGCTGACCGGTGTCGAGGTGCTCATGCGCTGCACCCGCACTTCCGCATGGCCGCGGCCAGCGTGTCCAGGGCGACGCGGCCCGTCGGCCCGGCGTCGTTGGAGATGAAGGCGAAGGTGAGCACCCGCCCGCTGGCGTCGGTGATGATGCCCGCCAACGAGTTGGTGCCCGTCAGCGATCCCGTCTTGGCCCGCAGGTAACCGGCCGAGGATCGGCCCACATCGTCGAGGAAGCGATTGGACAGTGTGCCGCTGCCTCCCGCGATCGGCAGCATCTCGACCAGCGGGCGCAGCCTGGGTTCCGCGCTGCCCGCAGCCGCGTTCACGACCTCGTCGAGCGTCTCCGCGGTCAGCCGGTCGTCGACGGACAAGCCGCTGGAGTCGAAGAGCCTGGCGTTGGTGGTGTCGATCTTGGCGTCGTCGAGTTCACCGAGCACGGCCTGCACCGCCCCCGCGAAACTCTGCGGAAGCCCGACCTCGGCGGCGACCTCGCGGCCGATCGACTCGGCCATCACGTTGTCCGACGCGTTCATCATGTCGCGCAGGCGATCGATGAGCGGCGGCGACTGCACCGACCCGATCTCCTGGCCACCGCGCGCGGCGCCCGGCACGACCGTCACCCTCTTGGGGTCGACGTCCAGTGCCACCGCCAGCGCGCGACCGGCATCCAGCGCCGGCGTCTTGGAGCGGGTGGAATCGACGCTCACCGGTTGGGTGCGGCCACCGTCGAGCATCACCGATTCCATCGGCGCGATGTCTCCGCCGTCGATGTCCAACGGATCCCAGCCCGGCGCCATCGTCGGACCGGTGTAGGCGCTGACGTCCACCTGCACCGAGGTGGGCTCGATTCCCGCGGCTTCCACCTGTTCGGCCAGATCGCTGATGCGCGCGGCATCGCGATACCAGGTCTCCTCGTCCGGGGCGGCCGCGGACAGCGTCTGGTCACCGCCGCCTTTCAGGACCACGACGCCGACCTTGGCGGTGCTGAAGACGCGGGTGATCAGCCGGTCGTCGCGGTCGAGAGCGAGCAGCGCCGCCGCGGCCGTCAGCGTCTTGTTGGTCGACGCGGGCTGCATCGGCACGTCGGCGCCCTGTGCCCACAATTCGGCCCCGGTGATCGCATCGGTGATGCGGCCGGTGAACTTGCCCAGGTTCGGATCGGCCAGCGCGGGCGCGAGCACAGCGGCCAGCCGGTCGGGCGTCGGCTTCGGGGCGGAATCGGCGACGGGCACGATGCCCGGGTTCGCGGTCGCCGCCGGCGGCGTCGGCTTGACGGCCGCCGCGTCGGGTGAACCCCCGCCGCTCAGCAGGGCCGACACTGCGACGACGACGGCGACGGCGACCAGCACCGCGACCGCGATCAGCGCGTGGGTGGATCGCCTCCACGTGGTTGGCCGCATAGCTCAGGGTATCCGCTGGCCCCGATCAAGCCCGCAGGCCGCGGGTGCCGAACGCCATCGTGCCTCCCGAGTAGGTGGCCAGAATCCTGGGCAGATTAGGGTGATGCCGTCCCCAATACCGCAGCACAGGGCAGGAAGGCGCCGCCGTGGAGTTCGACGTAGTCATCGAGATCCCGAAGGGTTCGCGCAACAAGTACGAAGTGGACCACGACTCCGGGCGGGTGAAGCTCGACCGCTACCTCTACACCTCGATGGCCTACCCGGCCGATTACGGCTTCTTCGAGAACACGCTCGGCGAGGACGGCGATCCGCTGGACGCGCTGGTGCTGCTACCGGAGTCGGTGTTTCCCGGCTGCATTGTCGAGGCGCGGCCGGTCGCGATGTTCCAGATGACCGACGAGGCCGGCGGCGACGACAAGCTGCTGTGCGTGCCCGCCGGCGACGGCCGCTGGGACCACATCCAGGATCTCGAAGACGTACCCGCGTACGAACTCGACGCGATCAAGCACTTCTTCGTGCACTACAAGGACCTCGAGCCGGGCAAATTCGTCAAGGCCGCCGACTGGGTGGGACGCGAAAAGGCCGAGGCCGAACTGAAGGCGTCGGTCGAGCGGTTCAAGGCCGCCGGACACTGATTTTTCACCGCCGTAACATGCGGTAACCCGGGCGTACCCTGCGCCTCCGATGATGACGCTGTGTTGATGCATCAGGGGATCGGCCTGGAGGCGTTCAACGCCATGCCGATGCGCCGCGCGGTGCATGCCATCTACGAGTGCTGCTACAGCGTGCCGCTGGCAGCGGATCTGTGCCGTGGTCGGCCATTCGCCAGTCACGACGAACTCTTCCGATCGGCCGACGCGCTGCTGTTCGGACTCTCCGAGGAATCGATCGACACGATCCTGCAGGCCTACCCCGACATCGGGCGCAGGCCAGGCAGCGAGAAGTCAGCCGCCGAGCAGTGCGCCATCTGGTGCGATCAGCCCGACGTGATGGCCCAGCTCGGACAGGCCTCGGAACGCTATCTGGCGCACTTCGGATTCGGCTTCGTCATGTTCGTCAACGGATACACCGCGCAGGACGTGCTGTCGACGATGTCGGACCGGCTGCACAACGACATCGAGACCGAACGCAAGGTCGTGCGCAACGAGCTTGCCCGCATCAACCGCACCCGTCTCGAGCGCATGCTGGGCCCCGAGGGCGGCTACGACAACTGGTGAGGCTCGAGCTCGCCGAATGCCCGCTCGACAACTCGAAAAGAGTTGCTGGGCAGGACGATTGATGCGGGGAGCTACACCCCCTGCCAGTCCTTGATCGCCGTGTCCTGTTTCTGCCCGAGCTCGGTCACGAAGTCCGGCGGCGCCGGATCGTTTGGTGGACCGTCGAACTCGATGGTGGTGGCGACGTTGCCCTCGGTGAACGACAGCACCGTCACCGACCCCGGCCCGCCGATGGACGTCCCGGAGACCATCGTGCCGCCGGTGCCCACTGGCACAGGTGCCGACACCGGATTCGCCACGTCGGCCGCGGCCCCGGCGAGTGATCCCGTCGCCTCCCCTGCGCTGGGGAAGATCAGGATGGTCGTCGTGATCTGCCGGGTGCCGCCTTCGCGGTGGACGTACCTGGCCGAGACGCCGCGCTGTCCGTTCGGATCGATGTCGAAGGGGTCAGCGCTGTACGCCTGCGAATCCGAGACCAGGTTCGGGTCGACCGGTAGCTGGCTGTAATCATTGGGTTGCGCTGCGGCAGAACCCAATCCGCCGATGGTGGCCGCAACCGCCACAGCAGCGAAAGCTCCCCCGACCTTCGCGCACATGTTCCGTCTCAGCATGGGTAGCACGCCCATCCGCGCCATCCGTCGCGCCAGAACCAGCCGGGCCCGCAACCCATGTTGCCGGTGGTGCCGTAGCAATCCAGCGCCTGGATGCGCGGGCCCGCGGGCACCGCAGGCTGAGTGTGGGTGGTGGTGTTGTCGACTGATGCCGCTCCAGCTACTGGTGTTGCCGTCAGGATCGGCGCTGACGCGAGTGCGGCCACGGCGACCGCCATCGTGAGTCTGTGCATCTCTGCTCCCCTAAACGTTGACACTCGGGTAAGCCGAAGTTACCCCTCCCACGCTGTGGATACTTCGCAATTGCCGGAACAAACCAGGGGCCGACGCCGCATGATGATCCGATGCATGAAGTACTACATGGCCACTGTGATCCGCGTTTCGACAAGGTCGCCGATGCCCTCGCCGACGAGATCCTCAGCGGCGGCGAGGTCGGCGCCGCTATAGCCATCGACATCGACGGTGAGTCCGTGGTCGACATGTGGGGCGGCCATGCCGACGCCGCCAAGACAGTGCCGTGGAAGCAGGACACCATCGTCAACGTCTGGTCGTCGACCAAGACGATAACCGCGCTGGCGGGGCTGATGCTCATCGACCGCGGGCTGGTCGAACCCACCGCGCCGGTGTCCGACTACTGGCCCGAATTCGCCGCGAACGGCAAGCAGCACATCGAGTTTCGTCATCTGATGTCACACACGTCCGGGTTGTCCGGATGGGACCAACCGGTCGTCACCGAAGACCTCTTCGACTGGGACAAATCGACCGCCGCACTGGCCGCGCAGGCGCCGTGGTGGGAACCGGGTACGGCGTCGGGCTATCACGCCCTGACCTTCGGCCACCTCATCGGCGAGGTGCTGCGCCGCGTGACCGGTGCGACCCTGAAGGAATTTGTGCGCGACGAGATCGCCGGCCCGCTGGGCGCCGACTTCCAGATCGGTGCGCAACCGGCCGACGCAGACCGGATCGCCGAGATCATCCCGGCGACGGAACCGCTCGACCTACCCCCGATGGATCAGTGGCCCGCACC
The sequence above is drawn from the Mycobacterium gallinarum genome and encodes:
- a CDS encoding inorganic diphosphatase; the encoded protein is MEFDVVIEIPKGSRNKYEVDHDSGRVKLDRYLYTSMAYPADYGFFENTLGEDGDPLDALVLLPESVFPGCIVEARPVAMFQMTDEAGGDDKLLCVPAGDGRWDHIQDLEDVPAYELDAIKHFFVHYKDLEPGKFVKAADWVGREKAEAELKASVERFKAAGH
- a CDS encoding serine hydrolase domain-containing protein, coding for MHEVLHGHCDPRFDKVADALADEILSGGEVGAAIAIDIDGESVVDMWGGHADAAKTVPWKQDTIVNVWSSTKTITALAGLMLIDRGLVEPTAPVSDYWPEFAANGKQHIEFRHLMSHTSGLSGWDQPVVTEDLFDWDKSTAALAAQAPWWEPGTASGYHALTFGHLIGEVLRRVTGATLKEFVRDEIAGPLGADFQIGAQPADADRIAEIIPATEPLDLPPMDQWPAPMLKTFTGPAPDPAVANTDGWRAADIGGANGHGNARSLTRILSAISLGGTVDGVQLLKQETIDKIFEIHSEGPDLVLLNHPLTFGLGFGLPQRESIPFVPDGRICFWGGWGGSWETMNPDRRTTVAYVMNKMGPGIEGSPRTDRYYTLIYEALA
- a CDS encoding zinc-dependent metalloprotease, giving the protein MSTSTPVSVGHAVDWKFAADVGQKLVRPGPDASDYTRRQVIDQLAESSRNAELPVREVTGLIEGGAIPEARIIDRPQWIKAATQSMRVMTGGTEEPKSFISGRITGVQTGAVLAYVSQGILGQYDPFASDGGELLLVYPNVIGVERQLRVDPGDFRLWVCLHEVTHRVQFRANPWLADHMSQSLAVLTQDAGDDIGQMVGRLAGYLRSRRDYVIDAETEPNSSGMIGLMRAVQAEPQRKALDQLLVLGTLLEGHADHVMDAVGPKVVPSVATIRRRFDERRQRRQPPLQRIMRALLGFDAKLSQYTRGKAFVDHVVSQVGMTRFNAVWSGPETLPLPLEIDKPQRWIDRVL
- a CDS encoding 2-oxo-4-hydroxy-4-carboxy-5-ureidoimidazoline decarboxylase, with the protein product MHQGIGLEAFNAMPMRRAVHAIYECCYSVPLAADLCRGRPFASHDELFRSADALLFGLSEESIDTILQAYPDIGRRPGSEKSAAEQCAIWCDQPDVMAQLGQASERYLAHFGFGFVMFVNGYTAQDVLSTMSDRLHNDIETERKVVRNELARINRTRLERMLGPEGGYDNW
- a CDS encoding molybdopterin-dependent oxidoreductase; translated protein: MTETALRICPLCEATCGLTLTIDDGKLVGARGDREDVFSHGFICPKGASFAELDNDPDRLVRPLVRRDGVLTEATWDEAFAAVADGLSAVIGEHGGTSVGVYLGNPSAHTIAGSLYPPLIIRALGTRQVFSASTLDQMPKHVALGLMFGSPVAFTVPDLDRTDYLVVIGANPLVSNGSLATAADFPGKLRALRKRGGKLVVIDPARTRTAELADHHIAPRPGTDPALMLAVVHVLFDEGLVDLGTVADHVDGIDDVCAVAADFAPDTVAEYCGVTADEIRALARELAAAPTAAVYGRIGTSTVEFGTLGSWLVDVINVLTGNLDRPGGAMFPLGPTAPAPRPQKAGRGFAIGRWHSRVSGYPEALSEFPAAALAEEIDTPGDGQIKAMITIAGNPVLSAPDGDRLDRALAGVGFMVSIDPYLNETTGHADVILPPPPPSQTAHFDFALNNLAVRNNARYSPPVLPADGRPDEPEILSRIALALFGAGVDGDPGVVDEQVIATTLAKETADPTSPVAGRDVAELTAMLAPGPGYERRLDMMLRLGAYGDAFGANPDGLTLPRLKANPHGIDLGPLQPRLTQVLRTPTGRIELAPPLLVEEAVRLREALDRRADRFVLIGRRHLRSNNSWMHNVPALAGGSNRCTLRIHPDDAAELGLTDTAVVKGPGGELLAPIELTDGMRRGVVSLPHGWGHDRGGTGLKVASRDPGVNVNQLNAGNQLDPLSGTAVLNGIPVDIAPAG
- the tilS gene encoding tRNA lysidine(34) synthetase TilS encodes the protein MDRQSSVAALRAAVTAFSRGYATADPSWCVALSGGADSLALTAAAATVKPTTALIVDHRLQPGSDEVAAKAREQALSLGCVDAQILCVEVGTAGGPEAAARTARYEALDAARGDAPVLLAHTLDDQAETVLLGLGRGSGARSIAGMRPHDPPWYRPLLGIRREVTHAACDELNLTPWQDPHNTDRRYTRARLRAEVLPLLEDVLGGGVAQALARTAAALREDSDTLDTLADRELSESSTAGGLDTARLANLPEAVRRRVIRGWLLAGGASGLTDKQIRGVDTLVTAWRGQGGVAVGSPLRSRRLIAGRRDGMLTLHTEPV
- the dacB gene encoding D-alanyl-D-alanine carboxypeptidase/D-alanyl-D-alanine endopeptidase — its product is MRPTTWRRSTHALIAVAVLVAVAVVVAVSALLSGGGSPDAAAVKPTPPAATANPGIVPVADSAPKPTPDRLAAVLAPALADPNLGKFTGRITDAITGAELWAQGADVPMQPASTNKTLTAAAALLALDRDDRLITRVFSTAKVGVVVLKGGGDQTLSAAAPDEETWYRDAARISDLAEQVEAAGIEPTSVQVDVSAYTGPTMAPGWDPLDIDGGDIAPMESVMLDGGRTQPVSVDSTRSKTPALDAGRALAVALDVDPKRVTVVPGAARGGQEIGSVQSPPLIDRLRDMMNASDNVMAESIGREVAAEVGLPQSFAGAVQAVLGELDDAKIDTTNARLFDSSGLSVDDRLTAETLDEVVNAAAGSAEPRLRPLVEMLPIAGGSGTLSNRFLDDVGRSSAGYLRAKTGSLTGTNSLAGIITDASGRVLTFAFISNDAGPTGRVALDTLAAAMRKCGCSA
- the hpt gene encoding hypoxanthine phosphoribosyltransferase — encoded protein: MHVPETTESYPGDIKSVLLSSEEIQAKVAELGGQLGDDYRDTLAENGQDLLLITVLKGAVFFVTDLARAIPLPTQLEFMAVSSYGSSTSSSGVVRILKDLDRDINDRDVLIVEDIVDSGLTLSWLLRNLATRHPRSLRVCTLMRKPDAVRADVDIAYVGFDIPNEFVVGYGLDYAERYRDLPYIGTLDPKVYENL